In Luteolibacter sp. Y139, a genomic segment contains:
- a CDS encoding cellulose synthase family protein: MDLSSPLWYASYILVLVGLAGYGFHRLCIVYLYARHAWKKPEPKELFQELPLVTIQLPVFNEMHVVDRLLDSVSKLDYPQDKLQIQVLDDSTDETTEICRLGVERLRAQGFDAEMIHRTDRTGYKAGALEHGTQFAKGELLFILDADFVPNADVLQKTVHYFTDEKIGMIQTRWGHLNRTFNVLTRVQAMFLDGHLELEQTARNRSGRFFTFNGTAGIWRKGCIADAGGWEHDTLTEDMDLSYRAQLKGWRFIFLNDVETPAELPVDMDGFKSQQHRWTKGSIQVCKKVLPAIWKAKVPLYIKMEATAHLTSNFAYLMLICLCFLIYPNQQAAPDFGAWTTYIVNVPIFFFASVSVVVFYITAQRALRPGAWWKELPYLPLLLALGIGMSINNAKAVLEAIFNHQTGFVRTPKYGIGQKAKSDWKKSSYKAMKTLTPVIELLFGFFFLFVVVEAAMKGRLASAILLLPFPVGFFYTSLSSLARLLPSGRVALDSTADNSKEN, from the coding sequence ATGGACCTCTCTTCTCCTCTTTGGTACGCTTCCTACATCCTCGTGCTGGTCGGCCTTGCCGGCTACGGCTTTCACCGCCTGTGCATCGTTTACTTGTATGCCCGGCATGCTTGGAAAAAGCCTGAGCCCAAGGAGCTGTTTCAGGAACTGCCGCTGGTGACCATCCAGCTGCCGGTTTTCAATGAGATGCACGTGGTGGACCGCCTGCTCGATTCCGTCTCGAAGCTGGATTACCCGCAGGACAAGCTGCAGATCCAGGTGCTGGACGACTCGACCGACGAGACCACGGAAATCTGCCGTCTCGGCGTGGAGCGCCTCCGGGCCCAGGGCTTCGACGCGGAAATGATCCACCGCACCGACCGCACGGGCTACAAGGCCGGTGCGCTCGAGCACGGCACCCAATTCGCCAAGGGCGAGCTGCTTTTCATCCTGGATGCCGACTTCGTCCCGAACGCGGACGTGCTCCAGAAGACGGTGCACTATTTCACCGACGAGAAGATCGGCATGATCCAGACCCGCTGGGGTCACCTCAACCGGACCTTCAACGTGCTGACCCGCGTGCAGGCAATGTTCCTGGACGGTCACCTGGAACTGGAGCAGACCGCCCGCAACCGCAGCGGCCGCTTCTTCACCTTCAACGGCACCGCCGGTATCTGGCGGAAGGGCTGCATCGCCGACGCCGGTGGCTGGGAGCACGACACGCTCACCGAGGACATGGACCTCAGCTACCGCGCCCAGCTGAAGGGCTGGCGCTTCATTTTCCTCAATGACGTGGAAACCCCGGCCGAGCTGCCGGTGGACATGGACGGCTTCAAGAGCCAGCAGCACCGCTGGACCAAGGGCTCGATTCAGGTGTGCAAGAAGGTCCTGCCAGCGATCTGGAAGGCCAAGGTTCCGCTCTACATCAAGATGGAGGCCACGGCGCACCTGACCTCGAACTTCGCCTACCTGATGCTGATCTGCCTGTGCTTCCTGATTTACCCGAATCAGCAGGCGGCTCCGGATTTCGGCGCGTGGACGACCTACATCGTCAATGTCCCGATCTTCTTCTTCGCCTCCGTCTCGGTGGTGGTCTTCTACATCACCGCCCAGCGCGCCCTGCGCCCGGGTGCCTGGTGGAAGGAGCTGCCTTACCTGCCGCTGCTGCTCGCGCTCGGCATCGGGATGTCGATCAACAATGCCAAGGCGGTGCTTGAGGCTATTTTCAATCACCAGACCGGATTCGTCCGCACGCCCAAGTACGGCATCGGCCAGAAGGCCAAGAGCGACTGGAAGAAGAGCAGCTACAAGGCGATGAAGACCCTCACGCCGGTGATCGAGCTGCTGTTCGGCTTCTTCTTCCTGTTCGTGGTGGTCGAGGCGGCGATGAAGGGCCGCCTGGCATCCGCAATTCTTCTACTTCCCTTCCCCGTCGGTTTCTTCTACACTTCGCTATCGTCATTGGCACGCTTGCTGCCCTCCGGTCGCGTCGCCTTGGACTCCACTGCCGATAACTCCAAGGAAAACTAG
- a CDS encoding L,D-transpeptidase: MSLPAALLLNSCGSANKDSRNQMIVSVTDQRLLLVHDGKPVKSYKVSTSKFGIGSERNSNRTPLGRMEIARKIGEGAPTGMVFKSRRATGEIVKPNAPGRDAIVSRIMWLNGTEDYNRNTYGRCVYIHGTPEEWRLGTPASYGCIRMGMKDVVDLYERVGEGAEVRVMRGPLVDTSAGQEYVSKHSSEQSLGVAQR; this comes from the coding sequence TTGTCCCTTCCCGCTGCTCTGCTGCTGAATAGCTGCGGGAGTGCCAATAAGGACAGTCGTAACCAAATGATCGTCAGTGTGACGGATCAGCGATTGCTGCTCGTCCACGACGGCAAACCGGTTAAATCCTACAAGGTCTCCACGTCCAAGTTCGGCATCGGCTCGGAACGTAACAGCAACCGCACGCCGCTCGGGAGGATGGAAATCGCCCGCAAGATCGGCGAGGGCGCCCCGACGGGCATGGTTTTCAAGAGCCGCCGGGCGACCGGTGAGATCGTGAAGCCGAATGCCCCCGGTCGCGACGCGATCGTCAGCCGCATCATGTGGCTGAACGGGACCGAGGATTACAATCGCAACACTTACGGGCGTTGCGTCTACATCCACGGCACCCCTGAAGAATGGCGGCTGGGCACCCCGGCGTCCTACGGCTGCATCCGGATGGGAATGAAGGATGTGGTGGATCTTTACGAACGGGTAGGCGAGGGAGCGGAGGTTCGCGTGATGCGCGGACCGCTGGTCGATACCTCGGCTGGCCAAGAATACGTGAGCAAGCACTCGAGCGAGCAATCGCTCGGTGTGGCACAAAGGTGA
- the rpsT gene encoding 30S ribosomal protein S20 → MANHKSALKRVRQTKVRTERNRARKLTIKTLRKKTLAAVAAADKPAAGQSLAEFSSAVDKAAKKGLIHKNKAANLKSKAAKALATIA, encoded by the coding sequence ATGGCCAATCACAAGTCCGCCCTCAAGCGCGTCCGCCAGACCAAGGTCCGCACCGAGCGCAATCGCGCCCGCAAGCTGACCATCAAGACGCTCCGCAAGAAGACCCTCGCCGCCGTTGCCGCTGCTGACAAGCCGGCCGCCGGTCAATCGCTTGCCGAGTTCTCCTCCGCTGTGGACAAGGCCGCCAAGAAGGGCCTCATTCACAAGAACAAGGCGGCCAACCTGAAGAGCAAGGCCGCCAAGGCCCTTGCCACCATCGCCTGA